From the Marinobacter sp. es.048 genome, the window GTAGTGGCAGTGGCATCACCAGCGATCTTGCTGTTGTTCATGTTGGCACCAAGCTCTGCATGACGCAGGGGCACCAGGAGTCGCAGGAGTTGCTTCTGGGTTTCTTCCGGAAGACGTGTCAGTAGGTTCCGCTTTTCGCAAAAACCAAAACTGGTCTCTGCCGCTTCCTGCATCTTGGCGCGATTACCGACATAGGCGCCGTAGTAGAACTGGCGCGGATCGGTTACCGCATACCAGTCTTCCATGCGGATCGCGGTGCGCGTCGGATCGTTCAGGGTATGCTCGGAATCCCACTGCGGCCGATAATGAAAATTGGTCTTGGCCTCAATGTCGTAACTGGCTTCCTGGTAGCGGGTTGCCGGTTTGTCGCCAAAGCGACGGGCGATGTGGCCATAGGTATGGCGGATGGGTTCCACCGAGTTGGTCTTGATTTCGATACTCATATCAACCTTACCGTTTTGTTGTTGTGAAACTGGATGTTGATGCGCTTCGCTCAGTAACGTTGCCCACGCTCTCCGAACCGCCACTTGACCATGTCTTCATCAATTGCGCGGATCATTTCGGAGTCCATGTGGACCACCTTGTTGTGCTTGCAGAAGATTTCGAACGCCTCGCGCGGCAGAACGAGTTCAACGAACAGTTCCGGGTAGCCAATAGCGAAGTCGAATTCCACGAACTTATCGCCCGGCTCGCTCCGCACCCGGATGTAGCGAGTCAGTTCGTCGAAAGATTTGATGTCGTTCTGGGTCGTCATTGTTTGCCCCATTGTCTTTGTTGTTGGCTAGTGATCAGAGAGCAACGGGTGTGCCAAGCCGCAAACAACGCCCGGCAAAAAGCTTCCAACACATTGTTTTATAAATACTTAATTCGGCCACCCGATGGGAAAAGAAAAAGATATCCGGTGCCGAAGACGGGCTTGGAGCAAGCCGTTTTTTACTATTTGATCAACTTGAAAGGACCACCTCAGCAAATGCTCAGATGCGAGGAAAATCATTCGACCAATGGTCAGTTTTTTATCATTTGATTGATTTTTGACTTTCATCAGGTGTTATATAGAGCAGCAACTCCGTTGCCCGCGCACTGAATTTTATTTCCGGCGCACCCCAACCCCACACAACAACAAACGGGGCTCCTGACATGGCAATCAGCTATAAACCACAGCTGCAATACGTGGATTTTCAGGATCTTACGGAACAGATCCGGTTCCAAAGCACGGAAGGAAAAATATGGTTCGGCGAACAACGGATGCTTCTCATGCAGGTTTCCGCGTTGGGCGCATTTCGCCGAGAACTGGTCAACACCATCGGGATTGAACGGGCAAAAGGTTTTTTCCTGCGTCTCGGCTACCAGTCCGGACTTCGGGACGCGGAACTTGCCCGCAAGCTTCGCCCGCATTGCAGTGAAGTCGATATTTTCCTGGCAGGCCCACAACTTCACTCCCTGAAGGGCATGGTCAAAGTGGTTCCTGTCGAGATTGATATCGATCAGAAAACCGGCGCCTTTTACGGCGAGCTGGATTGGGTTGACTCGTTCGAAGTCGAAATCTGCCAGACTGAGCTGGGGCAAATGAGTGAACCTGCCTGCTGGTCTCTTCTTGGCTATGCGTGCGCCTACTCTTCTTCCTTCATGGGCCGCCAAATCATTTTCAAGGAGGTCTCCTGCCGGGGCTGCGGCGACGAAAAATGCCATATCGT encodes:
- a CDS encoding phenol hydroxylase subunit, giving the protein MTTQNDIKSFDELTRYIRVRSEPGDKFVEFDFAIGYPELFVELVLPREAFEIFCKHNKVVHMDSEMIRAIDEDMVKWRFGERGQRY